In Streptomyces sp. NBC_01408, one DNA window encodes the following:
- a CDS encoding lantibiotic dehydratase: MNTTTEWHAGDRFMLRVAGLPLSAVDALRCPDTRRWAEDVLADEDALRADGERLSELLHRAVAATDPAADGPGAAQRRELLRLRRQIHNNRLPERPDTVVRALAAVPGAGEQLAAWLSRRRRMERLLAEGAPLLAADLGRGRAALRHLLGDERLRHGLLLASPVLEGQLDAYAKATAETGAPTGRARKAERSVLSYLYRTACKTSPFSTFTGVATGRFTGAGTGGAGADGQGTNGQDADGQDAGVIRVADTWSSHVRLNVVVLARLAELILADPVRRRDLPLRPASGWGRDEDRIRYVRRSVTAGDDSAAVTFDAVKDRLFFLRRSGTLDRLLALFGERPELRHQELADWLAAEHGAPPAECEAYVGALLQLGMVRVPCLDTEVHDGDPLRAFQRSLAALDRPWAHTLGALLDGPAEVLERYPAAGQSERAELLRALRAGLRAAQEELGEREAALPQTLLYEDVSAGRDVRAAAPAWAAGGGALREVERILPAFDLTLAQRITFEGFFTARYGSGGRCDDLLGLVHDFHEDFFDQYLSFTARRTPFDARGEYVPEENWLGLPGIRALDAARRAFIGRMRAHWSAYEERGGGAELRLTGADIDAVAGELEPVVPGFAPRCHHVQLARDPAGGEPLTVLNRSYGGLSFPFSRFTHVYEEPHGPDAHDGPDLPDGPDAPDAPGRLAEELRGTAARVTPEGAVFAEVTGGPVTTNLNLHGQLTDYEIVCPGESGTLAEDRRLRLEDLYAEHVAESGRVVLRSRRLGLEVIPVYLGYLVPLALPAIPRTLLLLSPSSMSPLDVWAGVPEGAPHGGVTSRPRVVHGDVVLSRRSWTTTAAELPVAGALEAGHFLDWQRWRRAHGLPGQVFATVSAGPSALGAKPQYVDFESLLSLASFESLLREPGHRVVFREMLPAPDALHAVSARGAHVAELAVETFTTRTSTLRRPEGGPRCQI; this comes from the coding sequence ATGAACACCACCACCGAATGGCACGCGGGCGACCGCTTCATGCTGCGCGTGGCCGGCCTGCCCCTGTCCGCGGTCGACGCGCTGCGCTGCCCGGACACCCGCCGCTGGGCCGAGGACGTGCTCGCCGACGAGGACGCGCTGCGCGCCGACGGGGAGCGGCTGAGCGAGCTGCTGCACCGGGCCGTCGCGGCGACCGACCCCGCGGCGGACGGGCCGGGCGCGGCCCAGCGCCGTGAACTGCTGCGCCTGCGCCGCCAGATCCACAACAACCGGCTGCCCGAGCGCCCCGACACGGTCGTGCGGGCCCTCGCCGCCGTCCCCGGGGCGGGCGAGCAGCTGGCCGCCTGGCTGAGCCGGCGCCGCCGGATGGAACGGCTGCTCGCCGAGGGCGCGCCGCTGCTCGCCGCCGACCTCGGCCGCGGCCGCGCGGCCCTGCGCCACCTGCTGGGGGACGAGCGGCTGCGCCACGGCCTGCTGCTGGCCTCGCCGGTGCTGGAGGGGCAGCTCGACGCCTACGCCAAGGCCACCGCGGAGACGGGCGCCCCGACGGGCCGGGCCCGCAAGGCCGAGCGCTCGGTCCTCTCGTACCTCTACCGCACGGCGTGCAAGACCAGCCCGTTCTCCACCTTCACCGGGGTGGCCACGGGCCGCTTCACCGGTGCGGGCACGGGCGGCGCGGGCGCGGACGGGCAGGGCACGAACGGGCAGGACGCAGACGGGCAGGACGCGGGCGTGATCCGCGTCGCGGACACCTGGAGCAGCCATGTCCGGCTCAATGTCGTCGTCCTGGCCCGGCTGGCCGAGCTGATCCTCGCCGACCCGGTCCGGCGGCGCGACCTGCCGCTGCGGCCCGCCTCCGGCTGGGGCCGCGACGAGGACCGGATCCGCTACGTCCGCCGCTCGGTCACGGCCGGCGACGACTCGGCCGCCGTCACCTTCGACGCGGTCAAGGACCGGCTGTTCTTCCTGCGGCGCAGCGGCACCCTCGACCGCCTCCTCGCGCTCTTCGGCGAACGGCCCGAGCTGCGCCACCAGGAGCTGGCCGACTGGCTGGCGGCGGAGCACGGAGCCCCGCCCGCCGAGTGCGAGGCGTACGTGGGCGCCCTGCTCCAGCTGGGCATGGTCCGGGTGCCGTGCCTGGACACCGAGGTCCACGACGGCGACCCGCTGCGCGCCTTCCAGCGGTCCCTGGCCGCACTGGACCGCCCCTGGGCCCACACCCTCGGCGCGCTCCTCGACGGGCCCGCCGAGGTGCTGGAGCGCTACCCGGCGGCCGGGCAGAGCGAGCGGGCGGAGCTGCTGCGCGCGCTGCGCGCCGGGCTGCGGGCGGCTCAGGAGGAGCTGGGCGAGCGGGAGGCGGCGCTGCCGCAGACCCTGCTGTACGAGGACGTGAGCGCGGGCCGTGACGTCCGCGCCGCGGCGCCCGCCTGGGCGGCCGGGGGCGGCGCGCTGCGCGAGGTCGAGCGGATCCTGCCGGCCTTCGACCTGACCCTCGCCCAGCGGATCACCTTCGAGGGGTTCTTCACCGCCCGCTACGGCTCGGGCGGGCGCTGCGACGACCTGCTCGGCCTGGTGCACGACTTCCACGAGGACTTCTTCGACCAGTACCTGTCGTTCACGGCCCGGCGTACGCCCTTCGACGCGCGCGGGGAGTACGTGCCCGAGGAGAACTGGCTGGGGCTGCCGGGCATCCGTGCCCTGGACGCGGCGCGGCGGGCCTTCATCGGCCGGATGCGGGCGCACTGGTCGGCGTACGAGGAGCGGGGCGGCGGCGCCGAACTCCGTCTCACCGGGGCCGACATCGATGCGGTCGCCGGCGAACTCGAACCGGTCGTGCCGGGGTTCGCGCCGCGCTGCCACCACGTGCAGCTGGCCCGGGACCCGGCCGGCGGTGAGCCGCTGACGGTGCTGAACCGGTCCTACGGCGGCCTGTCCTTCCCCTTCAGCCGGTTCACGCACGTCTACGAGGAGCCGCACGGGCCGGACGCCCATGACGGGCCGGACCTGCCGGACGGGCCGGACGCGCCGGACGCGCCGGGCCGCCTCGCCGAGGAGCTGCGCGGGACCGCCGCCCGGGTCACCCCCGAGGGGGCGGTGTTCGCCGAGGTCACCGGCGGTCCGGTCACCACCAACCTCAATCTGCACGGGCAGCTGACGGACTACGAGATCGTCTGTCCGGGCGAGAGCGGCACCCTGGCCGAGGACCGCCGGCTGCGGCTGGAGGACCTGTACGCCGAGCACGTCGCGGAGTCCGGGCGGGTGGTGCTGCGCTCGCGCCGCCTCGGCCTGGAGGTCATCCCGGTCTACCTGGGCTATCTGGTACCGCTGGCGCTTCCCGCGATCCCGCGCACGCTGCTGCTGCTCTCCCCGTCCTCGATGTCCCCGCTGGACGTCTGGGCGGGCGTGCCGGAGGGCGCCCCGCACGGCGGGGTGACCTCCCGGCCGCGGGTGGTGCACGGGGACGTCGTGCTCAGCCGCCGGAGCTGGACGACCACGGCGGCCGAACTGCCGGTGGCGGGCGCGCTGGAGGCCGGGCACTTCCTGGACTGGCAGCGGTGGCGCCGCGCGCACGGACTGCCCGGCCAGGTCTTCGCGACCGTGTCGGCAGGTCCGTCGGCCCTGGGCGCGAAACCTCAGTACGTCGACTTCGAGAGCCTGCTCTCGCTGGCGTCCTTCGAGTCGCTGCTGCGCGAGCCCGGCCACCGCGTCGTGTTCCGCGAGATGCTGCCCGCCCCGGACGCCCTGCACGCGGTCTCCGCGCGCGGGGCCCATGTCGCGGAGCTCGCCGTCGAGACCTTCACCACCCGCACCTCCACCCTGCGACGCCCGGAAGGCGGACCCCGATGTCAGATCTGA
- a CDS encoding SagB family peptide dehydrogenase produces MGYAHDYADAILHRGRIPMEPVDFVPDWVDRPRKAKFYPGAETLPLPEPAVTATGAGAGPAFTLPLLSGMLQDSYGLTGRRLGVQANTDLAALPHYTQANWSRGTASGGGLYPVSVYWAAGAGGPLAPGLYHYAPHQHGVRRLLTGDVTGEVRQALGAEGAEGAAAAAGCTQYLVLGVKYWQNSFKYNSFSFHAVSMDVGALLQTWRLWAAARGLRVAPALWFDEERLARLLGVAPREEGIFAVVPLEWAGGAEESARTGRTPGSGRAEGERRSGPAGRGTVERVPKNGDRNGNGHGHGPAEPEPGTGTSEGAPGRGPAVLRRDCERSRAVLEFETLERIHEATLGRAADRPAPGALDAAAAFPPRGGDPVPLPPPAAAPLGVDGALRARRSSFGRFDASRAVTAEQLAAALADCAAASVGSEAERPGGPRLTALYAFVNHVEGVVPGTYAYDPAAHALRLVVPGPPGPFLQRNYFLSNYNLEQAGVVVVPTVRTTAVLDAVGDRGYRLVNATVGAVAQTFYTTAAAHGLGAGVALGFDNISYMEELGLTDTGEAPLLIMLLGHERPGPADFRHEIA; encoded by the coding sequence GTGGGCTACGCCCATGACTACGCCGACGCCATCTTGCACCGAGGCCGGATACCGATGGAGCCGGTCGATTTCGTGCCCGACTGGGTGGACCGCCCGCGGAAGGCGAAGTTCTATCCCGGCGCGGAGACCCTGCCGCTACCGGAGCCCGCCGTCACCGCCACGGGGGCCGGTGCCGGGCCGGCGTTCACTCTGCCGCTGCTCTCCGGGATGCTCCAGGACTCCTACGGGCTGACCGGCCGCCGGCTGGGCGTCCAGGCCAACACGGACCTGGCCGCCCTCCCCCACTACACGCAGGCCAACTGGTCGCGGGGCACCGCCTCGGGCGGCGGGCTCTACCCGGTCAGCGTCTACTGGGCGGCGGGCGCGGGCGGCCCCCTCGCCCCCGGGCTGTACCACTACGCGCCGCACCAGCACGGCGTACGGAGGCTGCTGACGGGCGATGTCACCGGAGAGGTACGACAGGCTCTGGGCGCGGAGGGTGCGGAGGGTGCGGCAGCCGCCGCGGGCTGTACCCAGTACCTGGTCCTGGGCGTCAAGTACTGGCAGAACTCCTTCAAGTACAACAGCTTCTCCTTCCACGCCGTGAGCATGGACGTCGGCGCGCTGCTCCAGACCTGGCGGCTTTGGGCGGCGGCGCGGGGGCTGCGCGTCGCGCCGGCGCTCTGGTTCGACGAGGAGCGGCTGGCGCGGCTGCTGGGCGTGGCGCCGCGGGAGGAGGGGATCTTCGCGGTCGTCCCGCTGGAGTGGGCGGGCGGAGCCGAGGAGTCCGCGCGTACCGGGCGCACCCCGGGGTCGGGCCGCGCCGAGGGCGAGCGGAGGTCCGGCCCGGCCGGGCGCGGCACCGTCGAGCGCGTGCCCAAGAACGGGGACAGGAACGGGAACGGGCATGGGCACGGCCCGGCCGAGCCCGAGCCGGGGACCGGCACCTCCGAGGGCGCCCCGGGGCGTGGCCCCGCCGTGCTCCGGCGGGACTGCGAACGCTCCCGCGCCGTCCTGGAGTTCGAGACCCTGGAGCGCATCCACGAGGCCACCCTGGGCCGCGCCGCCGACCGGCCGGCCCCCGGCGCGCTCGACGCGGCCGCCGCGTTCCCGCCGCGCGGCGGCGACCCGGTGCCGCTGCCCCCGCCCGCCGCCGCCCCGCTCGGGGTGGACGGGGCGCTGCGCGCCCGGCGCAGCAGCTTCGGCCGCTTCGACGCGAGCCGTGCGGTGACGGCGGAACAACTGGCCGCGGCCCTGGCCGACTGCGCCGCCGCGTCGGTCGGCAGCGAGGCGGAGCGCCCGGGCGGGCCCCGGCTGACCGCCCTGTACGCCTTCGTCAACCACGTGGAGGGCGTCGTCCCGGGTACGTACGCCTACGATCCGGCGGCCCACGCCCTGCGCCTGGTGGTTCCCGGACCGCCCGGCCCGTTCCTCCAGCGCAACTACTTCCTCTCCAACTACAACCTGGAGCAGGCGGGCGTGGTGGTCGTGCCGACCGTACGGACCACCGCGGTGCTCGACGCGGTGGGCGACCGCGGCTACCGCCTGGTGAACGCGACCGTCGGCGCCGTCGCGCAGACCTTCTACACCACCGCCGCGGCCCACGGGCTCGGCGCGGGCGTGGCGCTCGGCTTCGACAACATCTCGTACATGGAGGAGTTGGGTCTCACGGACACCGGCGAGGCGCCGCTGTTGATCATGCTGCTGGGCCACGAGCGGCCGGGGCCCGCCGACTTCCGCCACGAGATCGCCTGA
- a CDS encoding TOMM precursor leader peptide-binding protein, translating into MTRSRVTVARADGLGAAAAERFAALLEGSLAALGGPCVALSVLGLGDAFAESGGAGAGEEAEAGVPVHLYGHQAVVGPVVPAGDPGCARCLRRRWQAVRSVALRDALELGGPTRAAGEWPYAHAFAADALAALVTAVHARPPAAGPYPEVRLLDLRGGTVRRYPLVPDPECPQCGAPYADTAGPLELLPSPKYRPGVFRTRPIGSYGIEIAAYANPLAGALGPSVVQDVSSTSTSATIGCFSMRAGEYLRETFWGGHTNSFDHSARVGVLEGLERYAGMRARARTTSVTGSLERFGDEAVDPREVGLYSEEFYRDNPRVRPFDPGREIPWVWGWSLRDRTPRLVPEVLTYYHAPGLENRFVQESSNGCASGGSLAEAAYFGLMEVVERDAFLLTWYGQQPLPEIDPATSSRVSTRAMVDRLALYGYRARFFDTRITFPIPVVTAVAERFDGGPGRMCFGAGAGLDPESALDSALCEIATDAVNLPGRTEREEARLRAMAEDFDLVTALHDHPLVYGVPEMGRHADFLLRPPPGAAGAAPRPLDALRWPDGWGSASSDDVLDDLERCVSAVAAEGFDVVVVDQTLPEQRALGLHTVSVLVPGLLPIDFGWSRQRALGMPRLRTALRAAGLRERDLEPRDLNPAPHPFP; encoded by the coding sequence ATGACGCGTAGCCGGGTCACGGTGGCCCGTGCGGACGGGCTCGGGGCCGCGGCGGCCGAGCGGTTCGCCGCCCTGCTGGAGGGCTCGCTGGCCGCCCTCGGCGGACCGTGCGTCGCCCTGTCCGTCCTCGGCCTGGGCGACGCCTTCGCCGAGTCCGGCGGGGCCGGGGCCGGGGAGGAGGCGGAGGCGGGCGTGCCCGTGCACCTGTACGGCCACCAGGCCGTGGTCGGTCCGGTCGTCCCCGCCGGGGATCCGGGGTGCGCGCGCTGCCTTCGGCGGCGCTGGCAGGCCGTACGGTCCGTCGCGCTGCGGGACGCGCTGGAGCTGGGCGGGCCGACCCGGGCCGCGGGCGAGTGGCCGTACGCCCACGCCTTCGCCGCGGACGCCCTGGCCGCGCTGGTCACCGCCGTCCATGCCCGGCCCCCGGCGGCCGGGCCGTACCCCGAGGTGCGGCTGCTCGACCTGCGCGGCGGCACGGTCCGGCGGTACCCGCTGGTCCCCGACCCGGAGTGCCCGCAGTGCGGAGCCCCGTACGCGGACACCGCCGGGCCGCTCGAACTGCTGCCCTCGCCCAAGTACCGGCCGGGGGTGTTCCGTACCCGGCCGATCGGGTCGTACGGCATCGAGATCGCGGCCTACGCCAACCCGCTGGCCGGCGCCCTGGGGCCGTCGGTCGTCCAGGACGTCTCCTCCACGTCCACCTCCGCGACCATCGGGTGCTTCTCGATGCGTGCGGGCGAGTACCTGCGCGAGACGTTCTGGGGCGGCCACACCAACTCCTTCGACCACAGCGCGCGCGTGGGCGTCCTGGAGGGACTGGAGCGGTACGCCGGCATGCGGGCCCGGGCCCGGACCACCAGCGTCACCGGATCGCTGGAGCGGTTCGGCGACGAAGCGGTCGATCCCCGCGAAGTCGGGCTGTACAGCGAGGAGTTCTACCGGGACAACCCGCGGGTGCGGCCCTTCGACCCCGGCCGGGAGATCCCGTGGGTGTGGGGCTGGTCGCTGCGCGACCGGACTCCGCGGCTGGTTCCCGAGGTCCTCACCTACTACCACGCGCCGGGGCTGGAGAACCGGTTCGTGCAGGAGAGCTCCAACGGCTGTGCCTCGGGCGGGAGTCTGGCCGAGGCGGCGTACTTCGGGCTGATGGAGGTCGTCGAACGGGACGCCTTCCTGCTGACCTGGTACGGGCAGCAGCCGCTGCCCGAGATCGATCCGGCCACCAGTTCCCGGGTCTCGACCCGGGCGATGGTGGACCGGCTCGCCCTGTACGGCTACCGGGCCCGCTTCTTCGACACGCGGATCACCTTCCCGATCCCGGTGGTCACCGCCGTCGCCGAGCGGTTCGACGGCGGCCCGGGCCGCATGTGCTTCGGTGCGGGCGCGGGTCTCGACCCGGAGTCGGCGCTGGACTCGGCCCTGTGCGAGATCGCGACGGACGCCGTCAACCTCCCGGGCCGCACCGAACGGGAGGAGGCCCGGCTGCGTGCGATGGCCGAGGACTTCGACCTGGTCACCGCGCTGCACGACCATCCGCTGGTGTACGGGGTCCCGGAGATGGGCCGGCACGCGGACTTCCTGCTGCGCCCCCCGCCCGGAGCCGCCGGTGCGGCGCCGCGGCCGCTCGACGCGCTGCGGTGGCCCGACGGGTGGGGCTCCGCCTCCTCGGACGACGTGCTCGACGACCTGGAGCGGTGCGTGTCCGCCGTCGCCGCCGAGGGCTTCGACGTGGTGGTGGTCGACCAGACCCTGCCCGAGCAGCGCGCCCTGGGGCTGCACACCGTGAGCGTGCTGGTGCCCGGGCTGCTCCCCATCGACTTCGGGTGGTCGCGCCAGCGCGCGCTGGGCATGCCGCGGCTGCGTACGGCGCTGCGTGCGGCGGGTCTGCGCGAGCGCGACCTGGAGCCCCGCGACCTCAACCCGGCGCCCCACCCCTTCCCCTGA
- a CDS encoding TOMM precursor leader peptide-binding protein, whose protein sequence is MSQASYTSVATTRPRIRRDVLFTETPDGVLFHNSDGGFRLTAKAAYRFATLIVPHLTGEHTVEQLCRGLGDAQRAMVGELVRTLYERDFARSAAPAEAEPGTALPPDVARRFAPQIAYVDHYADAAEARFQRFRSSRVAVLGDDAVARWCATSLVRNGCAVIGVVAGLDRTALDADVAEAVADGAPVEVRTLAGGAEGALGWAELADYSTVVVTGGRGAPAVVLPLLRAGIPEGRTLLPAWSYGSDAVIGPLMTHGGAGCWACAALRLGTERGGAGAGTGTGTGTQGGAGAAADLWSALALGVGPGSAGPVPGRPLAAMIGNLLGYEVFRATSGALPAETAGRLIVQDMESLDVTAEPLLPHPRCPFCAEGGTEPAPVDLTAAGTSGTPGLPTLDTAREADALVEELNRRSALVRPYAGVFTRFADEPLTQIPLKLGVVELGVGHTGARSVVASDVHHVAGARMRVLDAAALVYAEHVVPARPLVTGALVTGAGERVAAGTLTTASGLPGEAAVHQQAVSLMTKETVLVPAGAVRPFGPHNADGLFERTRAGAGAGPAPADAAAAGLLSALAHNALTRTVRGAVAAPVPLPHPEDAGADPELLFLVRSADRLGVPVELLDLGEGARSGVQVLLARSGERWAVGSEVDRRAAAVAALRELLGAVQYEQDEAGGGGPADTGDPLLRDLDARALAVSGAGEPLVDRPAPGWAEVLGRLAAAGREAYVVPTGSPDLASAGFHTVRVLLTVAVGEPGDDA, encoded by the coding sequence ATGTCCCAAGCCAGCTACACGTCCGTCGCGACGACCCGGCCCCGGATCCGCCGGGACGTGCTCTTCACCGAGACGCCCGACGGCGTGCTCTTCCACAACTCCGACGGCGGGTTCCGCCTCACCGCCAAGGCGGCGTATCGTTTCGCCACCCTGATCGTCCCGCACCTGACCGGCGAGCACACGGTCGAGCAGCTCTGCCGGGGACTGGGCGACGCGCAGCGGGCGATGGTCGGCGAACTCGTCAGAACGCTGTACGAACGGGACTTCGCCCGCTCCGCCGCTCCGGCGGAGGCCGAGCCGGGCACGGCGCTCCCGCCTGACGTGGCCCGCCGGTTCGCCCCGCAGATCGCCTACGTCGACCACTACGCGGACGCGGCCGAGGCCCGCTTCCAGCGCTTCCGGTCCTCCCGGGTCGCCGTACTCGGCGACGACGCCGTGGCGCGCTGGTGCGCCACGAGCCTGGTGCGCAACGGCTGCGCGGTCATCGGTGTCGTGGCGGGACTGGACCGCACCGCCCTCGACGCCGACGTCGCGGAGGCGGTGGCCGACGGCGCCCCGGTGGAGGTGCGCACCCTGGCGGGCGGCGCGGAGGGCGCCCTGGGATGGGCCGAACTCGCCGACTACAGCACGGTCGTGGTCACCGGTGGACGCGGCGCCCCCGCAGTGGTGCTGCCGCTGCTGCGCGCCGGGATACCCGAGGGCCGCACCCTGCTCCCGGCCTGGTCCTACGGGTCCGACGCGGTCATCGGCCCGCTGATGACGCACGGCGGGGCGGGCTGCTGGGCCTGTGCGGCGCTGCGGCTCGGCACGGAACGCGGCGGGGCCGGAGCGGGCACGGGTACGGGTACGGGCACGCAGGGCGGCGCGGGCGCGGCCGCCGATCTGTGGAGCGCGCTGGCCCTCGGGGTCGGCCCGGGGAGCGCCGGCCCGGTGCCGGGCCGGCCGCTGGCCGCGATGATCGGCAACCTGCTCGGCTACGAGGTGTTCCGCGCGACCTCGGGCGCGCTGCCCGCCGAGACGGCCGGCCGGCTGATCGTGCAGGACATGGAGTCGCTCGACGTCACCGCCGAGCCGCTGCTCCCGCACCCCCGCTGCCCGTTCTGCGCGGAGGGCGGGACCGAGCCCGCTCCGGTGGACCTCACGGCGGCGGGCACCTCGGGCACGCCCGGGCTGCCGACCCTGGACACGGCCCGCGAAGCGGACGCCCTGGTCGAGGAGTTGAACCGCCGGTCCGCGCTGGTGCGCCCGTACGCCGGGGTGTTCACCCGCTTCGCGGACGAGCCGCTGACGCAGATCCCGCTCAAGCTCGGCGTGGTCGAGCTGGGCGTCGGTCACACGGGCGCGCGCTCCGTCGTCGCCTCCGACGTCCACCACGTCGCCGGGGCCCGGATGCGCGTCCTGGACGCGGCGGCGCTCGTGTACGCCGAGCACGTGGTGCCGGCCCGCCCGCTCGTGACCGGCGCCCTCGTGACCGGCGCCGGGGAGCGGGTGGCGGCGGGTACGCTGACCACGGCCTCCGGGCTGCCGGGCGAGGCCGCCGTCCACCAGCAGGCCGTCTCCCTCATGACGAAGGAGACCGTGCTGGTCCCGGCGGGCGCCGTCCGCCCCTTCGGTCCGCACAACGCCGACGGGCTCTTCGAGCGCACCCGGGCGGGAGCGGGCGCGGGTCCGGCCCCGGCGGACGCCGCCGCCGCGGGTCTGCTCTCGGCGCTCGCGCACAACGCGCTCACGCGGACCGTACGGGGCGCGGTGGCGGCCCCGGTGCCGCTGCCGCATCCCGAGGACGCGGGAGCCGATCCCGAGCTCCTCTTCCTCGTGCGCTCGGCGGACCGGCTGGGCGTGCCGGTCGAGCTGCTGGACCTCGGCGAGGGCGCGCGCAGCGGCGTACAGGTGCTGCTCGCCCGGTCCGGGGAGCGCTGGGCGGTGGGCAGCGAGGTGGACCGGCGGGCGGCTGCGGTGGCGGCCCTGCGCGAGCTGCTCGGCGCGGTGCAGTACGAGCAGGACGAGGCGGGCGGCGGCGGCCCGGCGGACACCGGGGACCCGCTGCTGCGGGACCTGGACGCCCGCGCGCTGGCGGTGTCCGGGGCGGGCGAACCGCTGGTGGACCGGCCCGCTCCCGGCTGGGCCGAGGTGCTGGGCCGGCTGGCCGCGGCGGGCCGCGAGGCCTATGTGGTCCCGACGGGCTCCCCCGACCTGGCCTCGGCGGGCTTCCACACCGTCCGGGTGCTCCTCACCGTGGCCGTCGGGGAGCCGGGCGATGACGCGTAG
- a CDS encoding AfsR/SARP family transcriptional regulator, which translates to MRFQLLGPLSIAHGPETVVLKPSKPTSLLAALLLHPGGMVSTDYLLRAVWDEEPPATARAALQTCVLRLRRLFAKYGISATTIEAVPGGYRMHNDTTTLDLVLFRSLVTQAKEAGALASERPEELYRLREALSLWHGAPLANVASRMLQRDAVAVLEQERLRVLERVCDLELAAGNCHQVLVDLYESARRHPVRERFTEQLIEALYRTGRQAEALAEYRTVRERLRDELGVDPGAGLRRLELAILRAEDLGAPPARALTSQVPPVQAPPAPALPAAPALPALPSGLQPHAARLLPVPGFAGRETDRTALAARLAATGGPRLTLVSGAPGIGKSALAHQCAYEVQEAFPGGVFSVALARPDGTAVSAEEARRQLPGPGDGRRLVILDDAAGAGQVLALLPATGDASVLVTSRRGLAAVVATHGGTVHRLDVLRPAEAYGLLAGLVGEERIGAEAPAAARLARVCGHFPLALRIAAGRLLTRPGLSVADCAAWLAEDPPARLALAEDPRLSVPEVFGQALDALGPDARAAFLRLGALDPPAPLTEAGGADVLEQLVDAGLLEDGPPATPYRMHDFLRVYARWFSGGRLETAAAAAQR; encoded by the coding sequence ATGCGGTTCCAGCTTTTGGGGCCCTTGAGCATTGCACACGGCCCTGAAACCGTAGTTCTGAAACCATCCAAGCCGACCAGCCTTCTCGCCGCGCTTCTCCTTCACCCCGGTGGGATGGTGTCGACCGACTATCTGCTGCGCGCGGTGTGGGACGAGGAGCCGCCCGCCACCGCACGCGCCGCACTGCAGACATGCGTGCTCCGCCTGCGCCGGTTATTCGCGAAGTACGGCATATCCGCGACCACCATTGAGGCCGTGCCCGGCGGATACCGCATGCACAACGACACCACGACCCTCGACCTCGTGCTGTTCCGCTCCCTGGTCACCCAGGCGAAGGAAGCCGGGGCCCTCGCCTCGGAGCGGCCGGAGGAGTTGTACCGGCTCAGGGAGGCGCTGTCGCTGTGGCACGGCGCTCCGCTGGCCAACGTGGCCTCGCGGATGCTCCAACGCGATGCGGTAGCGGTCCTCGAACAAGAGCGTCTGCGCGTGCTGGAGCGGGTCTGCGATCTCGAACTCGCCGCCGGGAACTGCCATCAGGTCCTGGTCGACCTGTACGAGAGCGCCCGTCGGCATCCCGTGCGCGAACGTTTCACCGAGCAGCTCATCGAGGCCCTCTACCGCACCGGGCGGCAGGCCGAGGCCCTGGCCGAATACCGGACCGTCCGGGAACGGCTGCGCGACGAACTCGGCGTGGACCCGGGCGCCGGCCTGCGCCGCCTGGAGCTGGCGATCCTGCGGGCCGAGGACCTGGGGGCACCGCCCGCCCGGGCCCTGACCTCCCAGGTGCCACCCGTCCAGGCACCGCCCGCCCCGGCGCTGCCCGCCGCGCCCGCGCTGCCCGCGCTGCCCTCCGGGCTGCAACCGCACGCTGCGCGGCTGCTCCCCGTACCCGGCTTCGCGGGCCGGGAGACCGACCGTACGGCCCTGGCCGCGCGGCTCGCCGCGACCGGCGGACCCCGGCTGACCCTCGTCTCCGGTGCGCCCGGCATCGGCAAGTCGGCGCTGGCCCACCAGTGCGCGTACGAGGTCCAAGAGGCCTTTCCCGGCGGCGTGTTCAGCGTTGCCCTGGCCCGGCCCGACGGCACGGCCGTGAGCGCGGAGGAGGCCCGGCGGCAGTTGCCCGGGCCCGGCGACGGGCGACGGCTGGTGATCCTCGACGACGCGGCCGGCGCCGGCCAGGTGCTCGCGCTGCTCCCCGCCACGGGGGACGCGTCGGTGCTCGTGACCAGCAGGCGCGGGCTCGCCGCCGTCGTCGCCACCCACGGCGGCACGGTGCACCGGCTGGACGTACTGCGACCCGCCGAGGCGTACGGACTGCTCGCCGGGCTCGTCGGCGAGGAGCGGATCGGGGCCGAGGCGCCGGCCGCGGCCCGGCTCGCCCGCGTCTGCGGACACTTCCCGCTCGCGCTGCGCATCGCGGCGGGCCGGCTGCTCACCCGGCCGGGGCTGTCCGTCGCCGACTGCGCGGCCTGGCTCGCGGAGGATCCGCCCGCCCGGCTGGCCCTCGCCGAGGATCCGCGGCTCTCCGTACCGGAGGTCTTCGGGCAGGCACTGGACGCGCTCGGCCCGGATGCGCGGGCGGCCTTCCTCCGGCTGGGCGCGCTCGACCCGCCGGCTCCCCTCACGGAGGCCGGCGGCGCCGACGTCCTCGAACAGCTCGTGGACGCCGGGCTGCTGGAGGACGGGCCGCCCGCGACTCCTTACCGCATGCACGATTTCCTCCGCGTCTACGCGCGTTGGTTCTCCGGCGGACGCCTTGAGACCGCGGCGGCCGCCGCACAGCGCTAG